A section of the Deinococcus taeanensis genome encodes:
- the aceF gene encoding dihydrolipoyllysine-residue acetyltransferase: protein MATELKLPDVGDNIEQGTVVTVLVKAGDTVTAGQPIIEIETDKAVVEVPADTGGTIEAVKVNVGDTVKVGGVIATLSGAGSSADSATGNQTPAPGTPSAEPDAPATASDPATANRVAAAQQVNQKAQSAPAETASPAASAPAQGGAQITLPDVGDNIEQGTVVTVLVKAGDAVSEGQPVIEIETDKAVVEVPANASGTVQSVNVNVGDTVKVGGVIATLGGAPAAAPAQSTPAQTAPAAPAAVQADPPVSTLPTERPAAAQAGTLPPERAHPPTQVPGAERPYNTQAFDGRPVIPAAPSVRRLARELGVDIHTVRGTGIAGRISEEDVRRTGGTPTVPAAAASPAPQSAGAPAPAPTPAATPLPDFAKWGAVTREDMSGIRKATVRSMTVSTTIPMVTHFDKADVTVMEEVRKRFGARVEKAGGKLTMTHILMKVVANALRKFPKFGASLDLNAQQVIYKDYVNIGVAVDTPVGLLVPVVKDADRKSITDLVLELSELAGRARDRKLKPDEMQGATFTISNLGGIGGHAFTPIVNSPEVAILGVSRGGLEPVWNKEKGEFEPRNMLPLSLTYDHRLIDGADAARFVRFICESLEDPFLISL from the coding sequence ATGGCCACTGAACTGAAACTGCCCGACGTGGGCGACAACATTGAGCAGGGCACCGTCGTGACCGTGCTGGTCAAGGCCGGCGACACCGTGACCGCCGGCCAGCCGATCATCGAAATTGAAACCGACAAAGCCGTCGTGGAAGTTCCCGCCGACACCGGCGGCACCATCGAAGCCGTGAAGGTGAACGTGGGCGACACCGTGAAGGTCGGCGGCGTCATCGCCACCCTCAGCGGCGCAGGCAGCAGCGCCGACAGTGCCACCGGGAACCAGACGCCCGCCCCAGGGACGCCCTCTGCGGAACCGGACGCCCCCGCCACGGCCAGCGACCCTGCCACCGCCAACCGCGTGGCCGCCGCCCAGCAGGTCAACCAGAAGGCGCAGTCAGCGCCAGCGGAGACCGCCAGCCCGGCGGCCAGCGCCCCCGCGCAGGGCGGCGCGCAGATCACCCTGCCCGACGTGGGCGACAACATCGAGCAGGGCACCGTCGTGACCGTGCTGGTCAAGGCCGGCGACGCCGTCAGTGAGGGCCAGCCCGTCATTGAGATCGAAACCGATAAGGCCGTCGTCGAAGTGCCTGCCAACGCCAGCGGCACCGTGCAGAGCGTCAACGTGAACGTCGGTGACACCGTGAAGGTCGGCGGCGTGATCGCCACCCTCGGCGGCGCCCCGGCCGCCGCGCCCGCCCAGAGCACGCCCGCCCAGACCGCGCCCGCGGCCCCAGCCGCCGTTCAGGCGGACCCACCAGTCTCCACGCTGCCCACCGAACGGCCCGCCGCTGCGCAGGCCGGCACGCTCCCGCCCGAACGGGCCCACCCGCCCACGCAGGTGCCCGGCGCTGAGCGGCCCTACAACACCCAGGCGTTCGACGGCCGGCCGGTGATTCCCGCTGCGCCCAGCGTCCGCCGCCTCGCGCGGGAACTTGGCGTGGACATTCACACGGTGCGCGGCACCGGCATTGCCGGCCGCATCAGCGAGGAGGACGTGCGCCGCACCGGCGGCACGCCCACCGTTCCGGCCGCGGCCGCCTCGCCCGCCCCCCAGAGCGCCGGAGCACCCGCTCCGGCCCCCACGCCCGCCGCGACGCCCCTCCCGGACTTCGCGAAGTGGGGCGCCGTGACCCGCGAGGACATGAGCGGCATCCGCAAGGCGACCGTCCGGTCCATGACCGTCAGCACGACAATTCCGATGGTCACGCACTTCGACAAGGCCGACGTGACCGTCATGGAAGAGGTCCGCAAACGCTTCGGCGCCCGCGTGGAGAAGGCCGGCGGGAAGCTCACCATGACCCACATCCTGATGAAGGTCGTGGCGAACGCCCTGCGCAAGTTCCCCAAATTCGGCGCGAGCCTCGACCTGAACGCGCAGCAGGTCATCTACAAGGACTACGTGAACATCGGCGTGGCCGTCGACACGCCCGTGGGCCTGCTCGTTCCGGTGGTCAAGGACGCCGACCGCAAGAGCATCACCGACCTCGTGCTGGAACTGTCCGAGCTGGCCGGCCGGGCCCGTGACCGCAAACTCAAACCCGACGAGATGCAGGGCGCGACCTTCACCATCAGCAACCTCGGCGGGATCGGCGGGCACGCCTTCACACCCATCGTGAACAGCCCCGAAGTGGCCATCCTCGGCGTATCACGCGGCGGCCTGGAACCCGTGTGGAACAAGGAAAAAGGCGAGTTCGAGCCGCGCAACATGCTGCCCCTGAGCCTCACGTACGATCACCGCCTGATTGACGGCGCCGACGCCGCCCGCTTCGTGCGCTTCATCTGCGAAAGCCTGGAAGACCCCTTCCTGATCAGCCTGTAA
- a CDS encoding DinB family protein — MLEHEPGLFQTPSADVHAMRTVFTGVERVTAGAFEHCTHPDEPRHVPFRDETLGVPGRWLIMHPLTHEFHHGGQMLTVGRMLGHPYLPGHWPGLSRT; from the coding sequence TTGCTCGAACACGAGCCCGGGCTGTTCCAGACGCCGTCGGCGGACGTCCACGCCATGCGGACCGTCTTCACCGGAGTGGAGCGCGTCACGGCCGGGGCCTTCGAGCACTGCACGCACCCCGACGAGCCCCGCCATGTGCCGTTCCGGGACGAGACCCTCGGCGTGCCGGGCCGCTGGCTGATCATGCACCCACTCACGCACGAGTTTCACCACGGGGGCCAGATGCTCACTGTGGGCCGCATGCTGGGCCACCCCTACCTGCCCGGACACTGGCCTGGCCTCTCCCGCACCTGA
- a CDS encoding S8 family serine peptidase, whose product MTARCALHALLLSGAFLLLPVQAAQSVPAAPSPAPVLPEILPVAPAPRLSAPPLVPVAPGSVPVPAPVTPADPLFPAQWNLNLIRMPQAWVLERGAPVTVAVLDTGFVRSSELGARAVNGYDFVSTPARAGDGTGRDADASAVGEFSYHGEVIANLIGAAHDGRGMAGINPQARVVHVRVAAVDGTIEVPDLVDGLKWAAGLSVPGVPVNPNPAKLLNLSLFADFIPLTGCDPRVQAAVDAVTARGAMVIAGAANDGQDAAGYSPAGCRNVLTVTSVTEAGLRPAYANWGRAVALAAPGGDERRGVPSVSSSGSGGERRPNGTSFAAPHVTGVASLLLGVRPKLSPGLLRSYLTRSAAPFPNRLCDPQPARTCGAGTLNAEAALKLALASSLGR is encoded by the coding sequence ATGACTGCCCGTTGCGCCTTGCACGCCCTGTTGCTGAGCGGCGCGTTTCTTCTTCTGCCTGTGCAGGCGGCCCAGAGTGTACCGGCGGCGCCCTCACCGGCGCCGGTGCTGCCGGAGATCCTGCCGGTCGCGCCGGCGCCGCGCCTGTCAGCGCCGCCTCTTGTGCCGGTGGCGCCGGGTTCCGTTCCTGTGCCGGCGCCGGTGACGCCCGCTGATCCGCTGTTTCCCGCGCAGTGGAACCTGAATCTGATTCGCATGCCGCAGGCGTGGGTGCTGGAGCGGGGAGCGCCGGTGACGGTGGCGGTGCTGGACACCGGGTTCGTGCGCAGCAGCGAACTGGGCGCCCGGGCCGTGAACGGCTACGATTTCGTGAGCACGCCCGCCCGGGCCGGAGACGGCACAGGCCGCGACGCGGACGCCAGTGCCGTGGGGGAGTTCTCGTACCACGGCGAGGTCATTGCGAACCTGATCGGTGCGGCGCACGATGGGCGCGGCATGGCCGGCATCAACCCGCAGGCGCGGGTGGTGCATGTGCGCGTCGCGGCCGTAGACGGCACCATCGAGGTGCCGGACCTTGTGGACGGCCTGAAGTGGGCGGCGGGCCTGAGCGTGCCTGGGGTGCCGGTAAACCCCAACCCGGCGAAACTGCTGAATCTCAGTCTGTTCGCGGATTTCATTCCGTTGACCGGCTGCGACCCGCGCGTGCAGGCGGCTGTGGACGCCGTGACGGCCCGGGGGGCCATGGTGATTGCCGGCGCGGCGAATGACGGTCAGGACGCCGCCGGGTATTCGCCTGCCGGGTGCCGGAACGTTCTGACGGTCACCAGCGTCACGGAGGCGGGGCTGCGCCCTGCGTACGCCAACTGGGGCCGCGCGGTGGCACTCGCTGCGCCCGGCGGGGACGAGCGGCGCGGTGTGCCGAGCGTCAGCTCGTCGGGCAGTGGCGGGGAGCGCCGCCCGAACGGCACGAGTTTCGCCGCGCCGCATGTGACTGGCGTGGCCAGCCTGCTGCTGGGTGTTCGGCCGAAGCTCAGTCCGGGGCTGCTGCGCTCGTACCTGACGCGGTCCGCGGCACCTTTCCCGAACCGGCTGTGCGATCCGCAGCCTGCCCGCACGTGCGGCGCCGGCACCCTGAATGCCGAAGCGGCCCTGAAACTGGCGCTGGCGTCCAGTCTCGGCCGGTGA
- a CDS encoding SDR family NAD(P)-dependent oxidoreductase, with translation MEQQQTAPAPAYATARPVVVLTGASSGIGRATAIELTALGYALVLAARRAEQLEVFARHLDPSGARVIAVPTDVTDDTSRRALISAAHAHFGRIDVLINNAGVTVEKGWWWNDPDPLRVLRVNLESPIELTRLILPEMRARGSGHIVNIGSVAGRAATNGMYSASKFGLRGFSLALRRELLGSGVHVSLVAPGFVKSEMTASARLPMPGPDVVARAVAGVLLHPRAEVIVPRLYRALVWLETLLPHLGDRIVKGLIYRRYDHSRDPDAQA, from the coding sequence ATGGAACAGCAGCAGACGGCGCCAGCCCCCGCGTACGCCACGGCGCGGCCTGTCGTGGTGCTCACCGGCGCCTCCAGCGGCATAGGTCGCGCCACCGCCATCGAACTGACTGCCTTGGGGTACGCGCTGGTCCTCGCCGCCCGCCGCGCTGAGCAGCTCGAAGTGTTCGCGCGCCACCTCGACCCCTCCGGCGCCCGCGTCATCGCTGTCCCCACCGACGTCACCGACGACACCTCGCGCCGCGCCCTGATCAGCGCCGCGCACGCCCACTTCGGACGAATTGACGTGCTCATCAACAATGCCGGCGTTACCGTCGAGAAAGGCTGGTGGTGGAACGACCCGGACCCCCTGCGGGTGCTGCGCGTGAACCTCGAATCCCCCATCGAACTCACGCGCCTGATCCTGCCCGAAATGCGCGCCCGGGGCAGCGGACACATCGTGAACATCGGCTCCGTCGCCGGGCGGGCCGCCACGAACGGCATGTACTCCGCGAGTAAGTTCGGCCTCCGCGGCTTCAGCCTGGCGCTGCGGCGCGAACTGCTGGGCAGCGGCGTGCACGTCAGCCTCGTCGCGCCCGGTTTCGTGAAAAGCGAGATGACCGCCAGCGCCCGCCTGCCCATGCCCGGCCCGGACGTCGTGGCGCGCGCCGTGGCCGGCGTTCTGCTCCACCCCCGCGCGGAAGTGATCGTCCCCCGCCTCTACCGCGCACTCGTCTGGCTGGAAACCCTGCTTCCCCACCTCGGTGACCGCATCGTGAAAGGCCTGATCTACCGCCGGTACGACCACAGCCGTGACCCGGACGCCCAGGCCTGA
- a CDS encoding DUF4384 domain-containing protein produces the protein MKKPALLIALTVSLLGTLGAPAFAAPKLSAQSIIVNPVPTSLSVNLSVDRDPSGNLTPVYRVGDAIRIRATVNEDAYVYLFNINPDGTTDQILPNHLSGTHFVRAGQTRTFPAPGDHFVFNVSGPRGVNKVLVIASRTPLNLDELSSYRAGEAFATVQPQTQGGLAQALSIVVNPVEQPIPQQNWTSDTVRYSVGR, from the coding sequence ATGAAGAAACCCGCTTTGCTGATCGCCCTGACCGTTTCTCTTCTTGGCACCCTGGGTGCGCCTGCCTTCGCCGCTCCGAAACTCAGTGCACAGAGCATCATCGTGAATCCGGTGCCGACCAGCCTCAGTGTGAACCTGTCGGTGGACCGCGACCCGAGTGGGAACCTGACCCCGGTGTACCGGGTGGGGGACGCCATCAGGATCAGGGCCACCGTGAATGAGGACGCGTACGTGTACCTGTTCAACATCAACCCGGACGGCACCACCGATCAGATTCTGCCGAATCACCTGAGTGGCACGCATTTCGTCCGGGCCGGGCAGACGCGCACCTTCCCGGCGCCTGGCGATCACTTCGTGTTCAACGTCAGTGGGCCGCGTGGCGTGAACAAGGTGCTGGTGATTGCCAGCCGCACGCCGCTGAACCTTGACGAGCTGAGCAGTTACCGTGCGGGCGAGGCGTTCGCGACCGTGCAGCCGCAGACGCAGGGTGGGCTGGCGCAGGCGCTGAGTATCGTGGTGAATCCGGTCGAGCAGCCGATTCCGCAGCAGAACTGGACGAGCGACACGGTCCGCTACAGCGTCGGCCGCTGA